From the genome of Amylibacter sp. IMCC11727:
TTCAACCGCCGCATCAACATGGATGTGCGGCGATCGACAAATCTTTGGGTCAGCGCGTTGTGCAACGCATCTGATAGGCGGTCTTCTACTGCACGGGTTTCGCCGCGCCAATAGCTTTCATCAGAAACCCAGCCCTTTCGCTGAGCCACATAGGTCCATGTGCGGATAAACGCCAATCGTTTGGACAATGTGTCGATATCCCCTTGCGGTTTATCTATGCGCGACACCCGATCCTGCAACCAACTGTGCGAAATCTCTCCGTCTTCGTGCAAAAACTCGAAAATGCGCTGCACAATGGCATTGTGTTCATTGCCGCTAACTTGACGAAAATCGGGGATTTGGCAGGTCTCCCACAACAATCGAACACTGGCAGGATCCGTGGCCCGCGCGGTTACATCCGCGATCTGGCTCAACGCTTGTAAGCTGCGATGATCATCCGCATCCCGTGCCCGTGCCAAAAAAGGATCATTCGCCGACTGCCCCAAAGACGCAAGCAACGCCCCCACCGTGCCGAATTCCAGCCGCGAATTGCGCCACTGCAATTTCTTAATCGGCATAAACCGATGGGTCTCAATTGCTTCCACCACTTCGGGTTCCAAGGGCGGCGCTTCCCCGGTCACCCCAAACGTCCCATCATTGGTGTGCCGCCCCGCACGCCCTGCAATCTGGCTCAACTCATTGGGCATCAATCGCCGCATCTTGCGCCCGTCAAATTTGCTCAAGGATGAAAACGCCACATGTTTCACATCCAAGTTCAGCCCCATGCCAATCGCATCCGTGGCCACCAAATACTCCACATCGCCGTTTTGATACATGTCCACTTGCGCATTGCGCGTGCGCGGGGACAACGCCCCCATGACCACCGCCGCACCGCCCTTTTGACGGCGCAACAATTCAGCAATGGCATAGACATTTTCCACCGAAAACCCAACAATCGCAGATCGCGCAGGCATGCGGCTGGTCTTTTTCGGCCCCGTATAGGTCAGCTTTGAAAACCGATCCCGCCGAATGAACTCTGCCTTGGGAACCAATTGCGCAATCACACTGCGCATGGTTTCCGCCCCTAAAAACAGGGTTTCATGTGTGCCCCGCATATGCAGCAATCGATCGGTAAACACATGGCCGCGCTCTGGATCGGCACACAACTGCACCTCGTCGATGGCCACAAAATCCGCATTCATCCCTTGGGGCATCGCTTCGACCGTACACACCCAATACTGCGCACGCGCGGGTAAAATCCGCTCTTCCCCTGTAATCAGCGCCACCACGGATGGTCCGCGCAACGCCACCAGCTTGTCATAAATCTCCCGCGCCAACAGCCGCAACGGCAACCCGATCACACCCGTCTTATGCGCCAGCATTCGCTCTAACGCATAATGGGTTTTACCAGTGTTGGTGGGGCCTAAAACCGCGCAGATACGGGACGGCAAATGACTCATGACAGGCAGCTTTCAATTCTTAAACCACCCCTACACGGAACCGTGCCGGCTCTCAACCAAAGACGTATACAGGCCTACAGCTCGACACCCTCAACCTGATCTTTCAACCGCTCTAACGCCGCTTTCACATCCGGTCGATGGGGGTGAATTTTCTCTGCCTCTTGGTACACCCGCAACGCCGCCTCGGGCCGATCCATCCGCTCCATAATCATGCCAAGCCCAGCCAAAGCCCCGAAATGACGCGGCTCCAACAACAACGTCTGACGAATATCCGCAATGGACAGCCCATAGCGATCTGCCACGAACCACGCCGTTGCTCGCGCATTCCACCCTTCGGCAAAGTCTGGCGCATGGTCAATCAATGCTGAAAAATGGCCAATGGCTTCGTTCACATTGCCCTTGTCCATCTCCGCACGGCCCCGCTCCAGCAGATAATCCATGGATTTCGACCCAGATTTCGACCATTGCGTCCAAATCTGTTTTTCGATGTCTTCCCAGCTGTTTTCATCCGCCACGAGCAAGTCTTCGAACAAATCATCCAGAGTTTGCGTTTGCGCTCCCACTGGACTTGCGGCAATCTGCGCCCCAAGACCAAAAATAATTGTGAAGATTAACGCCACGGCACGGTTTGCAGTTTTCATCTGGGGCCACCATCTTTACCAATACGTAACAATCTAGGCCAATTGTGCCAAAATGGAATACCGAAAGGATCAATCATGAGTGATGTCATCAACCAAGCTGTAGAAGCTTTGAACGCAAAATTGGGCGGCGAAGGCTTTGACGGTTCTGTCAAAGTGGAAATCGCAGGCGAAGGCGCACTGATCGTGGACAGCAATGGCGCACGTGCAGGCGACGATGATGCAGATTGCACCTTGTCCGCAGATGCCGAAACATTTCAGGGCATGATGGACGGCTCCGTGAACCCGACATCCGCCTTCATGACAGGCCAGTTGTCCGTAGATGGCGACATGGGCGCTGCCATGAAACTCGGCACGCTGTTGTCCTAAATGACGAGCGCACCGCTTTACGCTGAACTCGAGCGCATGCCCGAAGGCGGGCAGGCGTTTTGGCGAACAGCCGCTGACGGGGTGCGTATTCGCACCGCCGTTTGGCATGGCAGCGGTGACAAAACGGTCCTGATTTTTCCGGGCCGTACCGAATTCATCGAAAAATATGGCGATGTGATCGCGCGGCTTCTGGATCGCAGCTATTCCGTCGCCATTATTGATTGGCGTGGCCAAGGCCTGTCAGATCGCCACCCAACCAAACGCGATATGGGCTGGGTGAAAGAATTCTCCGATTATCAGTTGGATGTTGCCGAACTGCTTGGCACTGTCAAAGATGCTGGCCTACCTGACCCATACGCCATGATCGGGCATTCCATGGGCGGCGGCATCGGTCTTCGCGCATTGCTGAATGATCTGCCCGTAGAAAAAGCGATTTTCAGCGGTCCCATGTGGGGCATCCATGTGGAACCCCACATGCGCATTCCTGCCGCGATTGTCGCAGGAATCGGCCCATCCATCGGATTTGGGGAAAAATTCGTCCCCTCAGGCAGCGATGCCTATTACGTGCTAACCGAACCGTTTGAAGGCAACGTTTTAACCAACGACGCCGATCAATTCGATGTCATGACCCGCCAGTTGCAGGCCCATCCCGAGCTTGGTCTTGGCGCACCGTCTATCCGCTGGTTCAACCGCGCGCGCCGCGAAACCGCCAAACTGGTGGCTGAAGCCCCAAGCAAACACGATTGTCTCTGCCTGCTTGGCACGGATGAGGCCATCGTTTCAGTGCCTGCCATTCACGCCGTCATGGCAAAATGGCCCAACGGGAAACTGGTCGAAGTCCCGAACGCCCATCACGAGGTTCTGATGGAAGGACGCGAACAATTGGCACTGGTTTGGGCCGAAATCGACGCCCATCTGGCATAACGGTTCCGCAAGTTTCCCTTTTCATTCGGGTCCAACCGCTCTAAAGCGGCGCATCGAATTCTATAATCCTCGAAAGGATTTCCCAATGGCTACGCTCAAAGCAGGCGATCTCGCTGCTCTTATTTCTGGCTCCCCACGTATGGCGGTTGAATCCGTTGACGGGGACAACGTGTCCCTCGTGTGGTGCAACGAAGGTGTAATCCACCGCGACACATTTGACAAAATCCTGCTGAAACGCTGGGAAGTACGCGAAGGCGGCGACGACCGTGGTGGCAAACGCTTTGGCGGCGGAGACCGCGGTGGGGATCGCGGCGGACGCGGCGGCTTTGGCGGCGGAGACCGTGGCGGCGATCGCAAAGGCGGCAAAACAGGCTGGGACGGCAAGCCACGCGAAAAATCGCACTTCCGCAAGGACTAAAGCACTTTTTTCGTCAGAAAATTGTGCTGCGCACCCAAGCGATTTGCAAAATCGCTAAGGGCGCACTGCGAAAAAGAACATCAAAAAGGGCCGCAACACTGGCCCTTTTTATTTGCCTGAAATCCGATGGAACAGGTGCGTAAACATCGCCGCGCCCAAGATTGGGATAATCAGGTTCAACACAGGCACCGTCAACGGCACAGCCATCAACGTACCCGCAATCCAGATTTGTGGACGGTTGGCCTTGCGCAATGCTTTGCCTTCTTTGCGCCCAACACGGCGCACCGCCACCATCTGAAAATATTCACGACCCAGCAAAATCCCATTCACCACCCAAAACGCTACGGGAATGAACAAATACAGGATCAACGCAAACAGGTTCACCACGATCATCAACCCCAAAAACCCAAGGGAATCTATGATCGTTTCACCCATCCCAACTTTGCGCACAGGCCCAGCATTCGGATAATGACGCGCCTCCACCGCATCCATAATGCGATCCAAGAACAGGCCGATAAACAAGGACGCCACAGGCACCATCAAAAAGATCGACAGCGCAAACATCCCAAAAATCGCAAAGCCATCAAGCACCGATGACAGCCATTCCAATTCCCCAAAATAAGGCAGGCTCACGGAATTGGGCAGCAACCACAAAACAAACAGCGTGGTCAAAACCAACAGCAAAACCGTCAGCCCCACGCCGCGAAAAAACACGCCCATAAACTTCGGGTCGCTCATTTGCCCAATGGCTTTGAAAATATCGTCGATCATCAGCTGCTGACCCATGTTGTGATTGCATTCAAATCTGGCCGCTTACGTTCCGATGGCTCGCTTCGCACTGTTCCTATGTGCATGAACCCCGCCACATATTCTCCTGCGGCCAACCCAAGATGATCTTGCAAGAACGGTTCATCAAACGCCGCCCATCCCGTGATCCAATTCGCGCCCCATCCACTAGCCAGCGCGGCATTCAAAACAGATGTGCAACACGCCCCCACAGCCAAGGTTTGTTCCACCTCTGGGATCATATCCGTCTGTTTCAAACTTGCGACCACCGCAATACTCAACGGCGCATTGTCAAAAGAAAACCGCGCCTTGGCGACTTTGTCTTCGTCCAACCCCAGTGCCCGCGCACGATCCGCAACCGCGTCCCCCAATCGGTTCAGCGCCGCATCTTCCAGCACCAAAAACCGAAACGGCTCCAGCATCTTGTGATCAGGCACACGCGCACCTGCGGTCAGGATAACCTCGATCTCGGCACGGCTCGGCACTGGGGCAGTTAGCGTTTTGTGCGATACAGATCGGCGCTCCAAAAGAAAATTCAGCGCATCTTCATTACGTCTTGGCATCTCTCACTCCAAAGTGGGATCAGACGCCACTCGAACCAGCGCGGTTAAATCCGCAAGCCGTTCAATCTGGCGCCCTGTTTCATCAAAATTCTTTGGGTGTAACCAAGCCTGAAACGCTGCCTCCAGCGCGGGCCACTCTTTATCAATGGCCGCAAACCACGCCGTATCGCGATTGCGTCCTTTGTACATTGTTGCTTGGCGAAATACGCCTTCGTAAGACAGGCCGAGCCGTTGCGCCGCTCGTC
Proteins encoded in this window:
- a CDS encoding helicase-related protein gives rise to the protein MSHLPSRICAVLGPTNTGKTHYALERMLAHKTGVIGLPLRLLAREIYDKLVALRGPSVVALITGEERILPARAQYWVCTVEAMPQGMNADFVAIDEVQLCADPERGHVFTDRLLHMRGTHETLFLGAETMRSVIAQLVPKAEFIRRDRFSKLTYTGPKKTSRMPARSAIVGFSVENVYAIAELLRRQKGGAAVVMGALSPRTRNAQVDMYQNGDVEYLVATDAIGMGLNLDVKHVAFSSLSKFDGRKMRRLMPNELSQIAGRAGRHTNDGTFGVTGEAPPLEPEVVEAIETHRFMPIKKLQWRNSRLEFGTVGALLASLGQSANDPFLARARDADDHRSLQALSQIADVTARATDPASVRLLWETCQIPDFRQVSGNEHNAIVQRIFEFLHEDGEISHSWLQDRVSRIDKPQGDIDTLSKRLAFIRTWTYVAQRKGWVSDESYWRGETRAVEDRLSDALHNALTQRFVDRRTSMLMRRLKQKESLVADVNDKGEVTIEGQFAGKLTGFRFQMDPSATGEEAKTLRSAALQALQPQFKLLADRFYNAPDTEFDFTEQGGLMWGEFAVGKLVAGADAMSPMVEPFVDMEAGEDVAEKVRRRLSHFINRKIEAAFEPLIAMKNDEAIVGLARGVAFRLIESLGVIPRSVIADDVKSLDQDARSLLRKHGVRFGQFTIFQHLMLKPAPTRLRLVLWSLSEGLGEFPEAPPAGLVTIPAVVGAPNGYYPRAGYRLAGERAIRIDMLERLADMLRAVDTRGGFEATGDMLSITGMTLEQFADLMGGLGYAGERGEREKVKAVAEAAPVVEGNAEAKAEDAPVADTAEATPAEEAAPTEAAEAEMEVFYTFRWVPKKRPSDQGRNQRPAGKGGAKGKGKKPQGGKPKVHSSKPAPKKDKPIDPDNPFAALMALKGKS
- a CDS encoding tetratricopeptide repeat protein; translation: MKTANRAVALIFTIIFGLGAQIAASPVGAQTQTLDDLFEDLLVADENSWEDIEKQIWTQWSKSGSKSMDYLLERGRAEMDKGNVNEAIGHFSALIDHAPDFAEGWNARATAWFVADRYGLSIADIRQTLLLEPRHFGALAGLGMIMERMDRPEAALRVYQEAEKIHPHRPDVKAALERLKDQVEGVEL
- a CDS encoding SCP2 sterol-binding domain-containing protein translates to MSDVINQAVEALNAKLGGEGFDGSVKVEIAGEGALIVDSNGARAGDDDADCTLSADAETFQGMMDGSVNPTSAFMTGQLSVDGDMGAAMKLGTLLS
- a CDS encoding alpha/beta hydrolase; the encoded protein is MTSAPLYAELERMPEGGQAFWRTAADGVRIRTAVWHGSGDKTVLIFPGRTEFIEKYGDVIARLLDRSYSVAIIDWRGQGLSDRHPTKRDMGWVKEFSDYQLDVAELLGTVKDAGLPDPYAMIGHSMGGGIGLRALLNDLPVEKAIFSGPMWGIHVEPHMRIPAAIVAGIGPSIGFGEKFVPSGSDAYYVLTEPFEGNVLTNDADQFDVMTRQLQAHPELGLGAPSIRWFNRARRETAKLVAEAPSKHDCLCLLGTDEAIVSVPAIHAVMAKWPNGKLVEVPNAHHEVLMEGREQLALVWAEIDAHLA
- a CDS encoding EI24 domain-containing protein — encoded protein: MIDDIFKAIGQMSDPKFMGVFFRGVGLTVLLLVLTTLFVLWLLPNSVSLPYFGELEWLSSVLDGFAIFGMFALSIFLMVPVASLFIGLFLDRIMDAVEARHYPNAGPVRKVGMGETIIDSLGFLGLMIVVNLFALILYLFIPVAFWVVNGILLGREYFQMVAVRRVGRKEGKALRKANRPQIWIAGTLMAVPLTVPVLNLIIPILGAAMFTHLFHRISGK
- a CDS encoding nitroreductase gives rise to the protein MPRRNEDALNFLLERRSVSHKTLTAPVPSRAEIEVILTAGARVPDHKMLEPFRFLVLEDAALNRLGDAVADRARALGLDEDKVAKARFSFDNAPLSIAVVASLKQTDMIPEVEQTLAVGACCTSVLNAALASGWGANWITGWAAFDEPFLQDHLGLAAGEYVAGFMHIGTVRSEPSERKRPDLNAITTWVSS